gaaaTGTGAatggagagaagggagagagaaaaacggaaagaaaaagaaaggaattgcagagcgtgaagagagagaggaaggactggAGACAGTTGCCTACCAAAAATTAACACCACGTTTTTCTTTCGCTTGTTTTTGTTGTAAGTTACCTGAGCGTTCTTACGCACCTGAATCCTCGCTGATGCTTCAGAAATCTTCTATCGAAAATAGAGAGCATCCCAACAGTTAAAGAATCCTTTTTCTTGCTATTTATACTCTTAGAAGAATATAATTAGAAGCTGTGGCGCTTTCTGCTTCAGTCTTCCTGTCCGCATTTCCTGTTTCCTCTCCTTGCAAATCAAAGGCTGTAGAAAAGTATTGCTCTTCTGAATATTGTGCGCATATAATCGCCGAATACTGATGATCATATCCACATCACTTCTCATGATTTGGCGAAATTAGTGAAGGGGATGACTAGAGAAAGACGGTTGGTATATTCAGCGCTGTTAGTTGCTTAGACCACAAACAGCGAATAATGATTATCCACTGAAGGATCCAAACTTGAACTGTACTGCCAGAAGCCTCTTTTGATTGGCCAGAACCCACTGGTCCATAGCAGGCCTCTCAACCCCttcaaaatcttacaaaaaaggGCCCGTATTGGCACAAAGCCAAATTAATTTGAACCAACAAAACAACCGTGGTTTGGTGCACTCCCGATCCAAAGCACACCTCCTAAACttgtatacttgtatacatatatgtatgtgcgtgtgtctgagtttgtatgtttctttttaatcaaagtGGCCACTTCAAACCTGAAGGTAGACAGGACCCTAGAACagcatagaataaaaaatatgtttaacatAAGCCTGCCATTATGTTAAAACACTAATAATACAAACCTTTGGAATAAAATTCCAATGAGAACCTTCAAGAAAACTCAAAAACACTAACAAAAGAACAGATAAGcgagagaaaaaatgaacagtcagaaaactgaaaacagggctcgtttttaataaattaagcaaattaaTGATTAGTTCCCAAAGCCTTCAGAATTTCCTTACTAATATTTGGTATTCAGCATTGCGCTCACCTGTCGAAGATCTGCGAGTCGATCACTGATATTTGTACGTTTGCAGCATGTTTATGAGCAGTGGCAAATAAACATGCAAACTAAAGTGACTCACACTTGATCAGAAAGTCTGTCTTTGATAAGTCTGTTTTTATGCCTGGTATTATGCAGTGAAATCATTGTCTGAGAAATCGTCAATCTCTTTACAGACTAGTTCGGGTGGTAAACCCTTGTTTTGCTCCACAGTCATCTGTAACTGTGCAAATCAGATAATGTCTATGTAATACAAGCAAAACATACAAGTTTGGATTCAGTGGGTGGCCTACGGAAACTTGCAAATGATAAACaagcaactgaaaaaaatattcaatcagTAAATCAGCTGAGAAACtcgacaaacaaaacaaaatgcatgGAAGATTGCTCAAAAAAACCGAGTCCACTTTCACTTTTAAGTCTTGATAAAAATACTGAGTTAGCTTCCGTGATTGAACGAGCATAACAATATAGATTTTCTGTGTTGAAACTCGCcgtttttcaaaatgatttatatTTGTCCAAAAAGCCAGATCATATGTTCGAGACTTGAGTCAACGTGACTTGAACGCTGCTCTCTAAAATAAACTTGAATGACAGAAAgtgttgggaaaaaaaaaaataaaatgatacaaaaacagaagacggaaaaaaatgcactaaaaattttCGTTTAATTCTGGCTGTTTGAATTCTCTAGAGAAATCGCGAGTCCGgtgtgacaaaagaaaaaaaaaagaaaaaagaaaggaacgtGTAGTTGAAGCAAGTTGTAGAAAAAGTCTTGCGTCTGGAAGTAAAAGCAAATATTGAATTGTTCGGTGCACATTTCTCTTATGCTTTATGTAACAATACAAATAAATCTGACTGGCCTAATTAAAAAAGTACACAGATGCCATGGATACACACACTATGAGGTGTCAATGAGCAAATAAACAGTCAAGTCGCTTTCGAAAAAGAAATAGCATCCCTCATGTATTTCCCCTCACTTGAAACGCCAGCTGGATTTTCAACTTTCTGCATGACTATCGACTATCGATGATGTGTTAACAGGagtgagacaataaaaaaatgaatgattattttgtaataaggctcctctttctctttttttttttcctcctaatctgggaggaaTTTTACTCATGCTGGTATATTGAGACCAGTGACAACGATGAATGATCGTGGCTGAAGTTTGCCTGCTCCTACCAACAACTATTACTTCTGGTGCGAAGACTGCGGCTACTATCACTGGCATTTAAGCTGAAGCTATACGCTTCGTACTATGAACATTCAAAAAATGATCGTTTCATTCAAATCTAATCTTGGTTGAAATTCACCGTTCATGAAATGATACTCAAGGCCTCATTTCACGGGCGTTTATTTCCGAGATAAAAAGTGAATATTTAAATACGCTTCTCCTGGCGTAGAGGTAGCCACGGGTGGGCGAGGTAGATTGAGAGAGACCTGTTTTTGCCTCAAGATTGAGTTCCAGGCCTTCCCTCATTAAAGCTCGCACAACGCCTACCGCCCCCCGCTCCCCCATACCCCAACGCCCTACCGCTCACAGCACACACCCTGAGGTCACACCAGTTAACTTGTAACGGGTGACCGGTTGAGTGAGAGAAGGGCAGCTGTGCTTTCAACCGGAGATATATATATCGCGGGTCGAGGCTCCGAGTGTCAGTATCATCTGTCTGCAACCGAATCAGCACAGACATGGTAAGACCGTCTGGAGATCATTAGAGAATTCTCGAGACATTAGAGTTTTCCTATGCTATATCATCAGTGGGACAGCCTATAGAATATTTCACTGGACCATTTTCTCGATCCCTCCCTCTCCGCCAAGTGCTACAGGAAAGTCTGGTTTCCAGAGTCAAGATCCATCTCCCAGAATTGGCTCTTTCTGCCCACGGACCATTATAGAAAATAGGCATTTGGTGCAATCAACATAAAATATGAGATGGGAATTCAATTTTCGTTTGAAGCTACCACGAAACATCATAGGCAGCAGGAAATGATGTAGTCATCAACAATTTCACATACATAGACAATGGTTGCTAAAAACCAGATTTTAGTAATGAATGATAGTATGACTGAGGAAAGGACATTATGATAGAGGTATGGAGATAGAATGTTAGAAGAGACGAATCATAGTTTCTAGAAGGGTTCTTGCAAAagattagaaagagaaaaaatagtgtctgcgaaataaaacttaaattttatgaaaaaacttaaaaaaaaattctggatctTGCCGAGGTGAATTGTTTGCATGATATAAATGAGACGATAAATTACAAGGCTGAGACGTTCAGAGACACGACAAAGTGATAAAAAGGTTAGTACGGTGAAAAGATAGGCGAGTGCTTTGAGGTGGTCTgatcatgtagagagaatggaggtTGATAGAGAAGTGTGGAAGATTGGGGAGAAGCAGACCGACAAAGTGCTTGTGGCACTATAGAAAAATAGGGTCTTAATACACAGTAAACAAGAGGATGCATACACTTCAAAGTAGAAGTGAGTGGTGGTCTTACGCGTGGCGGGTTTGGCGGGATTCTGCTGAGCCCCCTGCGTCAGTATGCCAAATGGTTCACGCTCTGGAAGTTTTCTCCGCACGATTTCATCCTTGATTTAACACTTTACGGATGGGAAAggcggcattatatatatatatatatatatatatatatatatatatatatatatatatatatatatatatatatatatatatatatatatatatatatatatatatatatatatatatatatatatatatatatatatatatatatatatatatatatatatatatatatatatatatatatatatatatatatatatatatatatatatatatatatatatatatatatatatatatattatatatattatgtatgtatgtatgtatatgtgagtctGTTTATATTAGATTCGATTTGATAATGATAAGTATATGAACTTTTCCATCAAAGTAACTCTCTTTTTATACTTCCAAAGGCAGTCTTGTGCTGTAGTTTAGGGACTAAATATTCAGTCCTGAATTCTGCCTCCAAGTTCCGAAGGCAGGCGGAGCAGTTAAATCAAATGAGACCGAATCGTAGTGGTGACGAACCCCTGACCATCTACTGACCTCGAGAAACGAACTTAAGCAGGATCTGTTAACGTTGATTTAAagcagtaatttttaaaatgaagtccCAAGTTAATTCTTTATCTTGATTTCAGACTTCGTCCCTAGTCCCacctaaaaaactaaaataaaacaatagaaagaAGGAATAAGCTTGCCTATAAAATTTCATCATACCAACATGTCAGAATCTAAATGCTGAAGGAAATTAATTAATCCCTCAAGATTTTATagcattatttatcattttcacacacacacacacatatatacatatatatatatatatatatatatatatatatatatatatatatatatatatatatatatatatacactatatatatatatatatatatatatatatatatatatatatatatatatatatatatatatatatatatatatatatatatatatatatatatatatatatatatatatatatatatatatatatatatatatatatatatatatatatatatacacagaagaaTGGGAACAGAGATACGGGCAAAGTAGTCAACGTAACGCCAACACCTTAAAAATACCGCTTTAGAAATCAGTCAGGTCCTGAACCTCATGTCGTCTTCATAACTTTGCAGCATCACAAAATCAGCGCCCTGTTTCTCCTGCTGGCCATCGGCTTGGCTACGAGTGCCCCCGGAAAAGGATTCGGATACGGAGGATACGGAGGAGGCTACGGCGGCGGCGGCTACGGAGGAGGCTACGGCCCAAAGGTCATCTACATACCCGTTCAGATTCCCATCTACCACCAGCCTTACAGTCAGCCCGTCTACCACCACCAGCAAGTCTTCCATCACCAACCCGTGATTCACCACGGGGGAATCGGCGGCGGCTACGGGGGAGGAGGTCTCGGAGGTCTCGGAGGTTTCGGCGGCGGCGGCTACGGGGGAGGAGGTCTCGGAGGTTTCGGCGGCGGCCTCGGAGGTATCGTCGGAGGAGGCGGTCTAGGGTCAGGCATCGGCCTCGGGAAGGGTGGTCTCATAGGTGGCGGGGCCGGTGGTATTGTTAGCGGTGGTGCCATTGGTGGTGGTAGGTCACGCACGCACCGTCACGTATTTTAGATTTTTGCACCTTGCTTTTGCACCTTGAAATCTTCATTTCCTCTTATTATAAAGTACAAATATATTAAGATGAGTCACCTTTTATCATGTGGCATTAGCAGTAACAATACAAATAATATCCTTTACTTCAGCTCAAGGCTATGtacagatgcaatgcattacgtGAAATTTAGATGGACTAGAAAAAGCGTAACTAATAGTTAatactcttctttttctctttttcattacaGGATACCATTAGGAGGAGCGATTATATCCTCTTCTCAGGAAGATCTTAATTTTAGGATGAATGCAATCATAACATTGTTCTTTGTTaataaaatgtaagtttttttagtAGTGTCTTTCTTTCGTTATCCGTCGTCGTTAACATAAGGCTGTCTTAAACTATGATTCCAGACAGCACGGTTCAAAACAAATGTATGACtctattaatttactaattaagGAGCCCTGAAACGAATAATGACATGAACATCTGCCACGAAAAGCACTCTCAAGGGTGACAGAATCAGAACTAGAAATTATCTCAGatcgcattcgggtcgtttcggccgtaagcacgtttacgtgcaaaatgggcgccgtgtttagtaccagccccttaggggtgtacgtaaaacatgaaataatgatggtaaataccataaacataacggtaaataccataaacataacgtcttacattgttttggatgttacggcctacagtgacttacggccgaaacgaccaggaccgcttACATCACCTCACGGTGCCAACGACTTTTGGAAAATGCTTCTCGATGGTCGAATCCTCA
This genomic stretch from Macrobrachium rosenbergii isolate ZJJX-2024 chromosome 23, ASM4041242v1, whole genome shotgun sequence harbors:
- the LOC136851151 gene encoding uncharacterized protein, which produces MHHKISALFLLLAIGLATSAPGKGFGYGGYGGGYGGGGYGGGYGPKVIYIPVQIPIYHQPYSQPVYHHQQVFHHQPVIHHGGIGGGYGGGGLGGLGGFGGGGYGGGGLGGFGGGLGGIVGGGGLGSGIGLGKGGLIGGGAGGIVSGGAIGGGYH